The segment GATGGGGTTCAGGAGCGGATGGGGttcaggaggggatgggggttCAGGAGCAGATGGGGTTCAGCAGCAGATGGGGTTCAGGAGCGCAGGGCGGTGCCCGGGTGGGGGTCACGGCTCGGGGGGTGTCCCTCACCGGGGTGGGTTCGGGGTCGGAGCTGAGCAGGCGGAAGACCTTCTGGGCGTCGGGGCGCTGGTTGTAGGAGTCGACGGCCAGAGCCAGCGCCTGCGGGTAGGAGAGGGGCGCCGGGAGGGCCCAGgcgccccccagccccagcagcaccagcacccagGAGCCCCCCATCCTCGGCCCCACCGCCACCACCGCCGCCCCTTTTATCCCTCCCGGGAACCCCGAGGAACCCCAACTCCTTCCCTCCGGAAACACCTGCGCCAACCCACAGAGCGGCCGTTGGcgtggggtggggggaaggacGCCGCACCCAACAGGAGGTCCTGAGCGTGGCCCGAGGACATCGGGGGGCATTTCTGGGTCCCCTTTGGGGACACAGCTCCACTTTCCAGGGGgtctccagccctgggagcTCCTCGGCTGCTCATGGTGGGGTCTACAGGACCTTGAGGACCATTCCCAACCCCAATGGAGAGCACGGCCCAAGTGTGGGTGGTGGCATTTCTGGTCCCACTTTGGGGACACAGCCCTAGAAGGTCCTTTTCTGGGCATGGTGGGGTCTACAGGACCTTGAGGACCATTCCCAACCCCAATGGAGAGCACGGACCAAGTGTGGGTGGTGGTGTTTCTGGTCCCACTTTGGGGACACAGCCCTAGAAGGTCCTTTTCTGGGCATGGTGGGGTCTACAGGACCTTGAGGACCACTCCCACTCCCTGAGAtggtgcagagaggagagagcgCCACAGGGACCTCCAAGGACCATGGTGACAGCAGAAGCTTTGCAGGGCCATTTATTGCAAGCAGAGCATTGGtgagggacacagggagggacACCCCATGGTGTCACCAGCTCAGGGTTTGGAGGTTTGGAGGTTGAGTTTGTCCCGGATCCAAATCTTCCCACATCGGAAGAAGTTCCTGAGACGTTCCTTGATCCTCCCAAAGAAATCCTTGAACGTCGATGGCCGGAAACGACCAAACTGGGAGGAGAAGAAGCAACGTCAAACCCTGGGGAGATGTTGGAGGGGACCTGGGGatgaggggaggggaggggacagCCAACCTTGGGGCCACGGCGGGGACAACGCAGCTTCAGACATCTTCTTACCGTGATGGGGACCTTCTCGCAGGAGAGCTCCACCGtgggctgctgctcctccaggaAGACGTGGCCTTGGCACTGACTCACCGCCTTTGGAGAAGCAGATGGAGACAATGAGAAGAGGACTCTTGACTCAacccgtgcctcagtttccccattggctgctcctctcctggTGGGAACAAAAGCCTCACCCCAAACCAGAAGGTCTTGCAGGTGTTGGTGGCCACTCCTGGCGCTGGACATGAGGTTTCCTCCACGGAGAAGCTCAGCTCCTGGGGGCGCCGCAGGTCCCTGAGCTGGGAGAAGGTACAGAACCCATCAGGAGGGCaacagcaccaccaccaccaccaccatccaccccaaAACGGGCCCCAAGATGGACCACATCCACCCTGGAGAGAGGACAACCTCAGCCCCAACTTGGAGGAGCTCCATCCTTCCAGAGGGTCACATCCCACCCCAAGATGGACCACATCCACCCTGGAGAGAGGACAACCTCAGCCCCAACTTGGAGGAGCTCCATCCTTCCAGAGGGTCACATCCCACCCCAAGATGGACCACAGCCACCCTGGAGAGAGGACAACCTCAGCCCCAACTTGGAGGAGCTCCATCCTTCCAGAGGGTCACATCCCACCCCAAGATGGACCACATCCACCCTGGAGAGAGGACAACCTCAGCCCCAACTTGGAGGAGCTCCATCCTTACAGAGGGTCACATCCCACCCCAAGATGGACCACAGCCACCCTGGAGAGAGGACAACCTCAGCCCCAACTTGGAGGAGCTCCATCCTTACAGGGGGTCACATCCCACCCCAAGATGGACCACATCCACCCTGGAGAGAGGACAACCTCAGCCCCAACTTGGAGGAGCTCCATCCTTCCAGGGGGTCACATCCCACCCCAAGATGGACCACATCCACCCTGGAGAGAGGACAACCTCAGCCCCAACTTGGAGGAGCTCCATCCTTCCAGGGGGTCACATCCCACCCCAAGATGGACCACATCCACCCTGGAGAGAGGACAACCTCAGCCCCAACTTGGAGGAGCTCCATCCTTCCAGAGGGTCACATCCCACCCCAAGATGGACCACATCCACCCTGGAGAGAGGACAACCTCAGCCCCATCTTGGAGGAGCTCCATCCTTCCAGGGGGCCACATCCCACCCCAAGATGGACCACATCCACCCTGGAGAGAGGACAACCTCAGCCCCAACTTGGAGGAGCTCCATCCTTCCAGGGGGTCACATCCCACCCCAAGATGGACCACATCCACCCTGGAGAGAGGACAACCTCAGCCCCAACTTGGAGGAGCTCCATCCTTCCAGGGGGTCACATCCCACCCCAAGATGGACCACATCCACCATGGAGAGAGGACAACCTCAGCCCCAACTTGGAGGAGCTCCATCCTTCCAGGGGGTCACATCCCACCCCAAGATGGACCACATCCACCCTGGAGAGAGGACAACCTCAGCCCCATCTTGGAGGAGCTCCATCCTTCCAGGGGGTCACATCCCACCCCAAGATGGACCACATCCACCCTGGAGAGAGGACAACCTCAGCCCCATCTTGGATGAGCTCCATCCTTCCAGGGGGTCACATCCCACCCCAAGATGGACCACATCCACCCTGGAGTGAGGACAACCTCAGCCCCATCTTGGAGGAGCTCCATCCTTCCAGGGGGTCACATCCCACCCCAAGAGGGACCACATCCACCCTGGAGTGAGGACAACCTCAGCCCCATCTTGGATGAGCTCCATCCAGATCCTTGGATTTGGCCCTGAGAAGGATCAGATCCTTCACCGTTCTGCTCCTCTGGAGATGGAGCTTCTCAACACTCACCCAACCGGGTTGGGGATGGACCTCTCGGAGCCGGAGGACGTAGGGACTGACAGCCCTGGTGTTGAGGAGCTTCAGGACCGCCGAGATGATGTCCTCATAGCTCACGGCCCACAGCGGTGGCCCGGCCGGCGAGATGGATCCGTTCTCCTCTCGTGTAGATCCAACCAACGCTGGTGTGGATCCATCTGGCGTCGGCGTGGTGGCTCTGCTCAGCCCCACcagcagaagaagcagaagaaccGCTGGGCAAGGTCTCATCCTGCCTCCTGCCACCCACCGTGCCGTGGAGACCTTTTATGGACCTTCTCAACACCTTCCTCCTTTGGAGGAAGGGCTTCCAAATCTGGCCAAAAGCCACCTCTGTCCATCATTGACCACCGAGTCCACGTTGACAGTGATGACAGTGATGGGTTggttcctccacctcctcccggTTCTCCCACGGCGGTGGATGAAGAAGACACCCGACCGGGGTTTTCCAACCTTCTGAGTGATTTATGGTTGGGTGGAGTGGTGAAGACATCTGTCCCTCACGGCAAAGAAGGTGGAGGTGACCAAACATCAGCTCTGGGAGTGGTGGTCCTCAAAGAAGGTGGATTTGACCAAACATCAGCATTGGGAGTGGTGGTCCTCAAAGAAGATCCAAACATCAGCGTTGGGAGTGGTGGTCCTCAAAGAAGGTGGAGGTGACCAAACATCAGCGTTGGGAGTGGTGGTCCTCAAAGAAGGCCCAAACATCAGCGTTGGGAGTGGTGGTCCTCACAGAAGGTCCAAACATCAGCGTTGGGAGTGGTGGTCCTCAAAGAAGGTCCAAACATCAGCGTTGGGAGTGGTGGTCCTCAAAGAAGGTGGAGGTGACCAAACATCAGCGTTGGGAGTGGTGGTCCTCAAAGAAGGTGGAGGTGATCAAATATCAGCGTTGGGAGTGGTGGTCCTCAAAGAAGGTCCAAACATCAGCGTTGGGAGTGGTGGTCCTCAAAGAAGGTCCAAACATCAGCTTTGGGAGTGGTGGTCCTCAAAGAAGGTCCAAACATCAGCGTTGGGAGTGGTGGTCCTCAAAGACGGTGGATGTGACCAAACATCAGTGTTGGGAGTGGTGGTCCTCAAAGAAGGTCCAAACATCAGCATTGGGAGTGGTGGTCCTCAAAGAAGGTGGATGTGACCAAACATCAGCGTTGGGAGTGGTGGTCCTCAAAGAAGGTCCAAACATCAGCGTTGGGAGTGGTGGTCCTCAAAGAAGGTGGATGTGACCAAACATCAGCTTTAGGAGTGGTGGTCCTCAAAGAAGGTGGAATTGACCAAACATCAGCGTTGGGAGTGGTGGTCCTCAAAGAAGGTGGAGGTGACCAAACATCAGCGTTGGGAGTGGTGGTCCTCAAAGAAGGTGGAATTGACCACACATCAGCGTTGGGAGTGGTGGTCCTCAAAGAAGGTCCAAACATCAGCGTTGGGAGTGGTGGTCCTCAAAGAAGGTGGACGTGACCAAACATCAGCTCTGGGAGTGGTGGTCCTCAAAGAAGGTGGACGTGACCAAACATCAGCGTTGGGAGTGGTGGTCCTCAAAGAAGGTCCAAACATCAGCTTTGGGAGTGGTGGTCCTCAAAGAAGGTCCAAACATCAGCGTTGGGAGTGGTGGTCCTCAAAGAAGGTGGAGGTGACCAAACATCAGCTTTGGGAGCGGTGGTCCTCAAAGAAGGTGGATGTGACCAAACATCAGCGTTGGGAGTGGTGGTCCTCAAAGAAGGTGGAATTGACCAAACATCAGCGTTGGGAGTGGTGGTCCTCAAAGAAGGTGGAAGTGACCAAACATCAGCGATGGGAGTGGTGGTCCTCAAAGAAGGTGGAGGTGACCAAACATCAGCGTTGGGAGCGGTGGTCCTCAAAGAAGGTGGAATTGACCAAACATCAGCGTTGGGAGTGGTGGTCCTCAAAGAAGGTGGAAGTGACCAAACATCAGCGATGGGAGTGGTGGTCCTCAAAGAAGGTGGAGGTGACCAAACATCAGCGTTGGGAGCGGTGGTCCTCAAAGAAGGTGGAATTGACCAAACATCAGCGTTGGGAGTGGTGGTCCTCAAAGAAGGTGGATGTGACCAAACATCAGCTCTGGGAGTGGTGGTCCTCAAAGAAGGTGGAATTGACCAAACATCAGCGTTGGGAGTGGTGGTCCTCAAAGAAGGTCCAAACATCAGCATTGGGAGTGGTGGTCCTCAAAGAAGGTGGACGTGACCAAACATCAGCGTTGGGAGTGGTGGTCCTCAAAGAAGGTGGATGTGACCAAACATCAGCGTTGGGAGTGGTGGTCCTCAAAGAAGGTGGAATTGACCAAACATCAGCGTTGGGAGTGGTGGTCCTCAAAGAAGGTGGAATTGACCAAACATCAGCGTTGGGAGTGGTGGTCCTCAAAGAAGGTGGAGGTGACCAAACATCAGCTCTGGGAGTGGTGGTCCTCAAAGAAGGTGGAGGTGACCAAACATCAGCTCTGGGAGTGGTGGTCCTCAAAGAAGGTGGAGGTGACCAAACATCAGCTCTGGGAGTGGTGGTCCTCAAAGAAGGTGGAAGTGACCAAACATCAGCTTTGGGAGTGGTGGTCCTCAAAGAAGGTCCAAACATCAGCGTTGGGAGTGGTGGTCCTCAAAGAAGGTGGAGGTGACCAAACATCAGCGTTGGGAGTGGTGGTCCTCAAAGAAGGTGGATTTGACCAAACATCAGCGTTGGGAGTGGTGGTCCTCAAAGAAGGTCCAAACATCAGCGTTGGGAGTGGTGGTCCTCAAAGAAGGTGGAAGTGACCAAACATCAGCGTTGGGAGTGGTGGTCCTCAAAGAAGGTGGAATTGACCAAACATCAGCCCTTGGAGTGGTGGTCCTCAAAGAAGGTGGAAGTGACCAAACATCAGCGTTGGGAGTGGTGGTCCTCAAAGAAGGTGGAATTGACCAAACATCAGCCCTTGGAGTGGTGGTCCTCAAAGAAGGTGGAAGTGACCAAACATCAGCTTTGGGAGTGGTGGTCCTCAAAGAAGGTCCAAACATCAGCGTTGGGAGTGGTGGTCCTCAAAGAAGGTGGATGTGACCAAACATCAGCTTTGGGAGTGGTTCCAAGCAGGAACCTCCAGGATGACCTCAAAGAACCCTGCCCAGAAGATGCCTCCTGGCCGCACCACCATGGCCAAAGAGGAAGCTGAAAGCCACCCAACCGGTTCAGATCTCCTGGCAGGTGGAGGCCATCAAGGACCTCCCCTAAGGCCTCATAAATCAAGCGGTGACAAGCGCGCCCGGGTCACCGCTGGTGGGTGGCATCTGGGAGGTCCCCACGGTGGATTGTGTCAATCATCGACCTGTAGGACAACCCACGTTGGCGCTGGAACTCTTCCATTTTCCATGGAGAAAGGATCTCAGGTGGGTTTCTCTCACTCCAGGTTCATCTTGAGAACCTCCAGCCATGGAGACTCCACCGTTCTTTCCCACCTCGTGGAGGTTCTTCCCGTGAACCGAAAGCTCGGACTGTGCCATCGACGTCGAGATGAAACCTCACCCAACGCAAGTTGGTCCCATTGCCTCTCGTCTTCTCCACGTGGCTCCTCGAAGGCCTCCTCTGAGTGTTGGTCTGGTGGGATGAGGTCCCTCCTacaccttctcctccccagggaGAAGAAGCTCAGCTCCTTCAGTTTTTGCTCCTACGGGTGGTTCTCCTGCAAAATTCAGCTCTTTCcaaattcttcatttcctccaaattcttcatttcctcCAAATTCTTCAATTCCTCCAAATTCTTCAATTCCTCCAAattcttcagttctttccaacttcttcagttctttccaAATTCTTCGATTCCTCCAAATTCTTCGATTCCTCCAAATTCTTCGATTCCTCCAAATTCTTCGATTCCTCCAAATTCTTCAATTCCTCCAAattcttcagttctttccaacttcttcagttctttccaAATTCTTCGATTCCTCCAAATTCTTCGATTCCTCCAAATTCTTCGATTCCTCCAAATTCTTCGATTCCTCCAAATTCTTAATTTCCTCCATCTTCAATTCCTTCCAAATTATTCGATTCCTCCAAATCCTTCAATTCCTTCCAAATCCTTCAGTTCTTTCCAACTTCAATTCCTTCCAAATCCTTGAATTCCTTCAAACTTCTTCAATTCCTCCAAATTCTTAatttcctccatcttcttcaaTTCCTTCCAAATCCTTCGATTCCTCCAAATCCTTCAATTCCTCCAAATCCTTCAGTTCTTTCCAAATCCTTCAGTTCTTTCCAActtcttcatttccttccaACTTCTTCAATTCCTTCCAACTTCTTCAATTCCTCCAAATCCTACAGTTCTTTCCAAACTCTTCAGTTCCTTCCAAACTCTTCAGTTCTTTCCAAATTCTTCAATTCCTTCCAActtcttcagttctttccaaattcttcagttctttccaAGTTCTTCCATTCCTTCCAAATCCTTCAGTTCTTTCCAGCTTCCTCAATTCCTCCAAATACTTCATTTCGTCCATCTTCTTCAATTCCTCCCAAATTCTTCAATTCCTTCCAAATCCTTCAGTTCTTTCCAACTTCTTCAATTCCTCCAAATTCTTAATTTCCTCCATCTTCAATTCCTTCCAAGTTCTTCGATTCCTCCAAATCCTTCAATTCCTTCCAAGTTCTTCAATTCCTCCAAATTCTTCAATTCCTTCCAAATCCTTCAGTTCTTTCCAACTTCAGTTCCTTCCAAATTCTTCAGTTCCTTCCAAATTCTTCAATTCCTCCCAAATTCTTCAATTCCTCCAACTTCTTCAGTTCTTCCCAACTTCTTCAGTTCCTTCCAAATTCTTCAATTCTTTCCAAATTCTTCGATTCCTCCAAATTCTTCGATTCCTTCCAAATTCTTCAATTCCTTCCAAATTCTTCGATTCCTTCCAAATTCTTCGATTCCTTCCAAATTCTTCGATTCCTTCCAAATTCTTCAATTCCTTCAAACTTCTTCAATTCCTCcaaattcttcatttcctccatcttcttcaaTTCCTTCCAAATTCTTCGATTCCTCCAAATCCTTCAATTCCTCCAAATCCTTCAGTTCTTTCCAACTTCTTCAATTCCTCCCAAATTCTTCGATTCCTCCAAATTCTTAATTTCCTCCATCTTCAATTCCTTCCAAATTATTCGATTCCTCCAAATCCTTCAATTCCTTCCAAATCCTTCAATTCCTTCCAACTTCTTCAATTCCTCCAAATCCTACGGTTCTTTCCAAACTCTTCAATTCCTTCCAAACTCTTCCATTCTTTCCAAACTCTTCAATTCCTTCCAAACTCTTCAATTCCTTCCAAACTCTTCAATTCCTTCCAAACTCTTCAATTCCTTCCAAACTCTTCAATTCCTTCCAAACTCTTCAATTCCTCCAAACTCTTCAATTCCTTCCAAATCCTTCAGTTCTTTCCAACTTCTTCGATTCCTTCCAAATTCTTCGATTCCTTCCAAATTCTTCGATTCCTCCAAATTCTTCGATTCCTCCAAATTCTTCGATTCCTCCAAattcttcagttctttccaACTTCAATTCCTTCCAAATTCGTCGATTCCTCCAAATCCTTCAATTCCTTCCAAATCCTTCAATGCCTTCTAAATCCTTCAGTTCTTTCCAACTTCTTCAGTTCCTCcaaattcttcatttcctccatcttcttcagttctttccaACTTCTTCAATTCCTTCCAAACTCTTCAATTCCTCCAAACTCTTCAATTCCTCCAAACTCTTCAATTCCTCCAAACTCTTCAATTCCTCCAAACTCTTCAATTCCTTCCAAACTCTTCAATTCCTTCCAAACTCTTCAATTCCTTCCAAACTCTTCAATTCCTTCCAAACTCTTCAATTCCTTCCAAACTCTTCAATTCCTTCCAAACTCTTCAATTCCTTCCAAATTCTTCAATTCCTTCCAAATTCTTCAATTCCTTCCAAATTCTTCAATTCCTTCCAAATTCTTCAATTCCTTCCAAATTCTTCAATTCCTTCCAAattcttcagttctttccaACTTCTTCAGTTGTTTCCATCTTCTTCAATTCCTTCCAAATTCTTCGATTTCTCCAACTTCTTCAATTCCTCCCAAATCCTTCAATTCCTTCCAAATCCTTCAGTTCTTTCCAGCTTCCTCAATTCCTCCAAATCCTTCatttcctccatcttcttcaaTTCCTTCCAAATTCTTCAATTCCTCCAAATCCTTCAGTTCTTCCAACTTCTTCAGTTCCTCcaaattcttcatttccttcatcttcttcaaTTCCTCCCAAATCCTTCAATTCCTTCCAACTTCAATTCCTCcaaattcttcatttcctttatcTTCTTCAATTCCTTCCAACTTCTTCAGTTCCTCCAACTTCTTCAGTTACTCCAATTTCATCAATTCCTCCAAATCCTTCAATTCCTTCCAAATTCTTTGATTCCTCCAAATCATTCAGTTCTTTCCAACTTCTCCAGTTCTTTCCAACTTCTCCAGTTCTTTCCAACTTCTCCAGTTCTTTCCAACTTCTCCAGTTCTTTCCAACTTCTCCAGTTCTTTCCAACTTCTCCAGTTCTTTCCAACTTCTTCAGTTCCTCCAAATTCTTCAATTCCTCCGAATTCTTCAGTTCCTCAGAATATTGGATGGTCTCTGATGGTCCTTCAGAGAACTCCTCCCAACGCTCAGCAACGGcatctgctccagcagagccaAAAGCCTTCCAGATATGAcatcatggaaccatggaatgggttgggttggaagagacctcaaagcccatcagttccaccctttgccatgggcagggacacctcccactggctcaggttgctccaagccccatccaacgtggccttcagcatctccagggatgagatcCGGAagttctggttgatggcaacttagaatcatggaaccatggaatggtttgggttggaagagacctcaaagcccatccagttccaaccccagcATAGGCAGGGACgcttcccactggctcaggttgctccaagccccatccaacgtggccttcaacacctccagggatgagatctggaggttctggttgatggcaacttagaatcatggatccatggaatgggttgggttggaagggacctcaaagcccatccagttccaccctctgccacgggcagggacacctcccactggctcaggttgctccaagcctcatccaacgtggccttcaacacctccagggatggggcagccatcacttctctggacaacctgttccagggcctccccaccctcatcatgaggAACATCTCCTAAGTTCTGAAGGGAACATCCAGCCAAGCAGCCACCTTCTCCTGCAAGGAGACAGCACCCAAGGCCAAGACTGCAGGAGCCATGGGAGGGTGCACCAGGCCTCCAGAAGAACCTCTGTGCTCCATTTTCCCTTCAGTTCTCCCTCAGGATTCCACAGAGACCAAATCCAGTAGGAAGACCTCTCGgtactcatagaatcattgaggttggagaagatctcaaagctcctccagtccaaccatcagcccaacctcaCCGTGtctactaaaccgtgtccccaagtgccacatctccatgctttttgaacccctccagggatggagactccaccaccgccctggacAGCCTCGGCCACGGCCGGAGAACCCTTTccaggaagaaatttctcctgatgtccaacctgaacctcccctggtgtaacttgaggccatctcctctcatcccatcccttgggagaagagcccaacacccacctcaccacaacctcctctccaggagctccagaaagccatgaggtctcccctcagcctcctcttctccaactAAACACCctcagggccctcagctgctcctcacaatCCTTCTTCTCCAGATCTTTCTCCAGTTCCTGCCTAAACCAGGAATGGTCTtaccccttccaacccagtcAGGAGATCCCAAAAAGTTCCATTTTTGGGGCACAAAAAGGGACATTTTTGGTCAGTTTATAGTAGGACAACCCCACATCCACCCAACTCCACGCCAACTCCTCACCGCTGACCGGAAAAGAAGTCAATGAcctccaaaaccaaacccccGAAGAGCCCAACCCGTGAGAAACCCTTCGCTCATAAATCACTCTCAGGTTTTGTTTGGTCACCACGAGGTGGAGCGGTTCCTCCTCATTCCTCCAACCCTTCgttatttccttctcctttgtttGTTCCCACACCCTGGAGATGTTTGGATGTTGATACGGAGGTCGGGTGAGGTAGAACCTGGTTGACCTTCCTGGTGACAACCTCCGTTTGGACgctggagaagggagaaacCTGAAAGGACCTCGTGGTGACGT is part of the Cuculus canorus isolate bCucCan1 chromosome 2, bCucCan1.pri, whole genome shotgun sequence genome and harbors:
- the LOC128851295 gene encoding cathelicidin-B1-like; protein product: MRPCPAVLLLLLLVGLSRATTPTPDGSTPALVGSTREENGSISPAGPPLWAVSYEDIISAVLKLLNTRAVSPYVLRLREVHPQPGWLRDLRRPQELSFSVEETSCPAPGVATNTCKTFWFGVRLLFPPGEEQPMGKLRHGLSQESSSHCLHLLLQRR